The region CAGGATCAAGCTGCTCAAGCCCAAGGAGACGCTGCTCCTCGGCCAGGTCTACCGACTCGTCACCTCCCAAGGTATCACGCGCATGGTTCTTGGATTGCTccgtttcttggttcttgctCGGCTTCCTCCCGCTTCATATCCATGGCTAATCCATGGCTGCCTGCCCCTCCCCTTCTTGCGCGCAGAGGTGACCAAGGCGCTGCAGGCAAGGCGACAGGAGAAGATGCGCCGGTGCAAAGAGGTGACcgacccccacccccaccggCAACCGCAGACCGGCGActctgccaccgccgccgccgccgccgccagcgaaGAACAGAGGAGACCCTCCGACCACGAGGTGAATTGCCCGCGCTCCATTTCTCGCGCCATCTCTTCTTACCCAGACGAATTTCGGTAGTTACCTGAACTCCTCTTCTTGGTAACGCAGGACCGAACGCCGGCGGAGAAAGACCGGCACCGgagcaacgccgccgccgccggcagagGGCGGAACTGGCGGCCGTCGCTGCAGAGCATCTCCGAGTCGGCGAGCTGACACGTGCAGGGCCGGATCATGACACACGGCTCGATCATACTGCAATTAGTACAGAGTGGGGTTTGGTTTAATTTGGTAGAAATGTACATTAGTTGGAGGAGAGTTTCTTCTTGGTAGGCCAGTGAAAGAACTCCCCAGCTTCAGAGTAGTTTGCTGCTACTGCTAGGATCGATCATCAAATCAGTTCATCAGCATGAGCTCTGCTTCCTGCTGATTCAGACATGAACTACAGAAAATTCCATGGCGTGATCTCTTTGTTGTTCGATCCGCTTGGTCTCTTGgaacagaaaaaagaagaaaaaacaggtCGATGTAATTGTATCTGCCTCACAGCTGAAATAGAATTTCAAGATGCTACAGGGCCATGCATCCCTTTAGCCATAGTTTTACGTTCGGCAATTGATTTATTAGTtagcacggaaaacgtagcatTAAATTAGTActcttatataattaataaattgatTATGCCGTcgagttttttatttttttatttttttggtttgaacACATGAATTAAAACGCTTTCGGTTAATTCCTCGTGGGCAAAGAAATGCtgtaatattttcatttcaattGGTGAAcattgccattgccatgcTAGATAGATCACCTCCTGCATATGCTCAACCAGCCGATGAAAGATGAGCTAAAATGGTGATGCATTCTCAGTACAGACAGCCACCCGCTAGTGAAAAGAAACGGGAGAGATCCGGATCAGCAGAGGTCACAGCAGCAGGCGATTTTATCAGGCCATGCACAGTGCAGTGACATGGCATCTAGCTTCACACCTCCCCATCCAAGATTCCTCGCCAGCTCGACCGAATGCGTCCCCAACCAAGCTTCTCGCGCCTTCTGCGAGGCACGCGTTCCTCGTCAGCTTTTTGGAAAAGTTGTCAGAGAAGCCGTCCGTCCGCCTTGCCGTGAGCTCCTCCGAGATGGGCGTGACGAGGTGAGGGAGAGAGTCTAGCCACCGAGCTCGTCCGCCGTCGCCAGGACgtgctcctccgccgtcgaCGGGACACAGCCGGCCTTcgacgcgctgccgccggaaCGCGGCCACCACCGCCTGGACACGGGCACCGCTGCCGGGACGCGGCCGGAACACGACGCGCCGTTGCCGGGACGCGGGCGCCctccgacgcgccgccggGACAACGGGAGAGGAGAACTCGCCGCCCGGAGTGGTTCTGCTCACTTATGCCACAGAGGTTGCCGGCTCGGACTAGATCCGGCTGGATCCGCTCGCCCGcgtcgccgagctcgccggcctGCCGCTGAGATCCGTGACCACCCCTAGTGTCGCCgagctccgtcgccgtcgacgccatgcccagctccgccgctgtgggccgccgccgccggaggaggctCAAATCcgtgagagggagagagaggagagagctcGGAGATAGATGGGAGAGACGGTTGAGtggctgaaaaagaaaaggtgtttttttcctgtgggacccacctgAGGCCACTGTGGAGGGTGGGGTCTCATCCTACGTggtatcttctttttttatgttaGAACCACTCCACGGGGATCCTTGGACTGTGTATGCCCTCATGTAGTGTCTGTCAACTGTGACCTGCTCCTGCTGCTCTGCATGGGGCAGAGTAGCACACCTTAAACAATTCTGCACACCaatcgttttctttttttttttggtcttgtttaggccctgtttagatccttcaaaataacaaatttgctattttaaagcactttttggcaaaatgaatctaaacactagGGTAAGAAAATAGCaactttgcatttgacatttgGTAGTCTGGAGTAGCAAATTTCGTTAAAAAGCGCATAGGAATGCGGACCATCTCTCACATTTACCAAAAAATGGCAACTTTTGCATGCCTCTAAACACCATGTTGCAAAAATgcaatgccaaaatttttatcaccaaaacttttgtcatttgcCATTTGGTATTtcaaatggatctaaacaggcccttagatccttcaaaatgacaaaagtattgttattttgaaatactttttggcaaaatggatctaaacactagggtaaaaaaattgacaagtttACATTTGGCATTTGGTAgtctagagtagcaaattttatcaaaaagtaCATAGGGATGCggaccacctctcacttttgccaaaaaatggTAACTTTTACatgcctctaaacaccaacttacaaaaatacaataccaaaacttttaccaccaaaacttttgccatttGCCATTTCAAATGCCTCTAAACAAGACCTTTTTTCTTCTGAACTTCTTCGGCGAGAGATTATTCTGCTCCAAATATAGCTACTACATGTAGATATTAGATTTGAGAAAATATATCAGAATGATTAAAGGAATGCTACGATTgtttaagaagaaaatataaatgagaaaattaaatagcAAATAATTACGATTGATTGAAGTGATGAACTTGGTGAAggaatagttttattttaagataaagCATGGACGGtagaaatagttttattttgaaagGGAAGAAGTCGGAAGTATGCAGGCTGTAGCTAGTAATTACTGCTGATGC is a window of Oryza brachyantha chromosome 8, ObraRS2, whole genome shotgun sequence DNA encoding:
- the LOC102706958 gene encoding uncharacterized protein LOC102706958, with protein sequence MGNCQAAEVAAVVIQHPGGKVERLYWPATAADVMRSNPGHYVALVLLRVSSSSSSSSSGGGGGKVEHSAAAVVDESGGAAKITRIKLLKPKETLLLGQVYRLVTSQEVTKALQARRQEKMRRCKEVTDPHPHRQPQTGDSATAAAAAASEEQRRPSDHEDRTPAEKDRHRSNAAAAGRGRNWRPSLQSISESAS